The Flavobacterium sp. HJ-32-4 genome contains a region encoding:
- a CDS encoding outer membrane beta-barrel protein, whose product MKRIIITAVLAGCAAWSHAQETEDRTPFSDCDLTWINGQNRQKEPLLVLKDPKGEVLLTGVVMADGYFNYDLNNPIDNTHTISSTIGRSNEFTLNFATIGIETGYKNIIGRLWLQYGQMASIIQDADATVAHGRNTSVSNLRNVREAAAGYHFDTWYGLNAEMGIFMSYIGLESYVTQENWCYQRSMVCDFTPFYFSGARLQAYPTKHFKTELWLLNGWQSYNSWTRQIGLGNSNYYRPDSSLQLAANFYYGKDNRDGTVRFHHDNSIVKRFYHRPEASGISKAAFSLNTHYGFQSGDNVSASRNFMTGAALSQRVWFHRDKFAVTARVDFVRNPGLYLAFTPSPVTPNDFTDAVLQDPDLTIGQGTLTFDVMPNDYMTLRLEARYRKSDKPYFAGSGGTTSPDGWSTTEVGAWRPDLVKEEGSVTVAVNFRL is encoded by the coding sequence ATGAAACGAATTATTATAACTGCCGTCCTCGCCGGATGCGCCGCGTGGAGCCACGCACAGGAAACCGAAGACCGAACGCCTTTTTCCGATTGCGACCTCACCTGGATCAACGGCCAGAACCGCCAGAAAGAACCGCTGTTGGTGCTGAAAGACCCCAAAGGCGAGGTGCTGCTGACCGGTGTGGTCATGGCCGACGGCTATTTCAATTACGACCTGAACAACCCGATCGACAACACCCATACTATCTCGTCGACCATTGGGCGCAGCAACGAGTTCACGCTGAACTTCGCGACCATCGGGATCGAGACCGGCTATAAAAACATCATCGGCCGCTTGTGGCTGCAATACGGGCAGATGGCGTCGATCATTCAGGATGCGGATGCCACGGTCGCGCACGGACGCAATACGTCGGTTTCGAACCTGCGGAATGTGCGGGAAGCGGCCGCGGGGTATCATTTCGATACCTGGTACGGCCTCAACGCCGAGATGGGGATTTTCATGAGCTATATCGGACTCGAGAGCTATGTGACCCAGGAAAACTGGTGCTACCAGCGGTCGATGGTGTGTGATTTTACACCCTTTTACTTTTCGGGCGCGCGCTTGCAGGCCTATCCTACGAAGCATTTTAAGACCGAACTCTGGTTGCTCAACGGCTGGCAGTCGTATAACAGTTGGACGCGCCAGATCGGGTTGGGGAACTCCAATTACTACCGCCCCGACAGCTCGTTGCAGTTGGCGGCCAACTTCTATTACGGAAAAGACAACCGCGACGGCACGGTACGGTTCCACCACGACAACAGCATCGTGAAACGCTTCTACCACCGCCCCGAAGCCAGCGGGATTTCAAAGGCGGCGTTCAGTCTCAATACCCATTACGGGTTCCAGAGCGGCGACAACGTCAGCGCCTCACGGAACTTCATGACCGGTGCGGCACTCAGCCAGCGCGTGTGGTTCCACCGCGACAAGTTCGCCGTAACCGCCCGCGTCGACTTTGTGCGCAACCCCGGCCTGTACCTGGCCTTTACGCCCTCGCCGGTCACCCCGAACGACTTCACCGATGCCGTGTTGCAGGATCCCGACCTTACGATCGGACAAGGTACACTCACCTTCGACGTCATGCCCAACGATTATATGACCCTCCGCCTCGAAGCCCGCTACCGCAAAAGCGACAAACCCTATTTCGCCGGAAGCGGCGGCACCACCTCACCCGACGGCTGGAGCACCACTGAAGTAGGCGCCTGGCGCCCCGATTTGGTGAAAGAGGAGGGGAGTGTGACGGTGGCGGTGAATTTTAGGCTGTGA